Genomic segment of Xanthobacter dioxanivorans:
GTTTTCTTCACGCGAATCGGTCTCCACTTCGCTCGAAAACGCTCTGGGCACAGGGGCCCCACCCCAAATGCGCCCGGGCGAGAGGCCGAGGTCGACACCGTCCGTCTCCCGCGACCGGGTTGCCTCGGTTTCTGGCCTGACGGTAGGGCAGAAATTCGCTGGACGGCGAAAAGCGCATACCGTCGCGCGCACGGCCGGAGCCCATCGTTTCAGGGCGATAGGCTCCGATAGGGAGTGCTTGATTTTTTGTTTGATTTCAGCTGGTTATTAGGGTGTGGCAATCGTTCGCGAGAGGCCGCGAACGTGCATCTTTCATTCCCGTTCGATGGCCAACAAGCTTGATTTCGCAATGTAGTTATTGAGATTTCCGCCTGCGGTGCAAGTCTATACCAAGTCCGATACCTTTCGTTGAACAGCGGTGTATTTGCGGATCCGATATAGTGGTTCTTCTCGCCACAAACGTGGGCGCATCATAAACGAGGTCCGCGAGAATGCAGGCCCCAGGGGTGATGGCTCAACACCTGATCGCTACTGGCGCACACCCCGCACCTCGGATTGCGCGGATCTGCACCCAGCTTGATCTGTTCGCCCTCGGCCCCGGTGGCGCCGATGGTCGCGACCGTTTCGATGCCGGAGCGCCGAAAGACGACAGGGCGCATCACCAGTTCTGCCGATGCGCCTCCAAGGCGGTGGAGATAATTCCTTGGCACTCGGGTCCGCAAAGGGGCCCTTGGTGCGGGCTGCGATCTTCGAGGCCCGGGATGTCTCACCGCGAGTGATCCCATGCGAAACACCTTTCGACTGGTTTCCGGCTTGTGGCTCGGCACGCTGGCGGCGTTGCCGGCTTCGGCGATGCCCCTTGCCCCATCCCCTGTACCGGCGACCGCCTCCACGACACTGGTCGCCCAGGGCTGTGGCCCGGGCTGGTGGCGCGGGCCCTGGGGCCATTGCCGCGACACTCCCTATACCGGCCGCGTGCCGGGCGGCGGGTGGGTCTACGACCTGCCCCCCGCCTATGGCTATTTCGGCAATGGCTGCCCACCCGGCTACTGGCATGGGCCCTGGGGGCATTGTCGCGATACCCCCTATCACGGCCGGCT
This window contains:
- a CDS encoding GCG_CRPN prefix-to-repeats domain-containing protein; translation: MRNTFRLVSGLWLGTLAALPASAMPLAPSPVPATASTTLVAQGCGPGWWRGPWGHCRDTPYTGRVPGGGWVYDLPPAYGYFGNGCPPGYWHGPWGHCRDTPYHGRLPGGGWQ